From the Nymphalis io chromosome 1, ilAglIoxx1.1, whole genome shotgun sequence genome, one window contains:
- the LOC126771473 gene encoding alpha-crystallin B chain-like yields the protein MSLMPYWLRHLRNVAYRDPVARILEDPFAVFAKDPFFRDPVKFIRQISAPLEKEQHGIEGIYSDSEVKVDGKKVEVHLDVQNFTPEQIEVKTVGNEIMIEGKKEIKREDGWTKSHFERRFLLPEGFPPERVECHLDKGKLKLVAFRAEPLPERKIPIQDKSEDKA from the coding sequence atgtCTCTTATGCCGTATTGGTTGCGTCATTTGAGGAATGTGGCTTACCGGGATCCAGTTGCCAGGATTTTAGAAGACCCATTTGCTGTGTTTGCCAAAGATCCTTTCTTTCGCGATCCGGTAAAGTTTATCAGACAGATTTCGGCCCCACTCGAGAAAGAACAGCATGGAATCGAAGGCATCTATTCCGACTCAGAGGTCAAAGTGGATGGCAAAAAAGTTGAAGTGCATTTGGATGTTCAGAATTTCACGCCAGAACAGATAGAAGTGAAAACGGTCGGGAACGAGATTATGATCGAAGGTAAGAAGGAAATTAAGCGTGAAGACGGATGGACGAAGAGTCATTTCGAAAGACGTTTCCTGTTACCGGAGGGCTTTCCCCCAGAGAGGGTGGAGTGCCACCTTGATAAGGGAAAATTGAAGTTGGTGGCGTTTAGAGCTGAACCACTCCCGGAACGAAAAATACCTATCCAAGATAAGTCTGAAGATAAGGCGTAA
- the LOC126771455 gene encoding phospholipid scramblase 3-like, with protein METGSTPTTGIDLLKTLDRVLIREQSGSYVNNKYVVLTAEGAVLLYAKEDSGILNRVLVGKSRAFEIDVFDTNDKEVIKIRRPYTVGPDKMDVALCGQAAAIVRKEVTFFKPVLSINDVNDHPVVRVKGPVSISSECNFELYSTDKKRIGDISKRWSGLARAPAADRDSFAIRFPTALDVRYKAAIISTCFLIDFLFYEN; from the exons ATGGAGACCGGCAGTACACCTACCACAG GTATCGACCTGCTAAAGACTCTGGATCGCGTGCTGATAAGAGAACAGTCTGGATCCTACGTCAATAACAAGTACGTGGTGTTAACCGCAGAGGGCGCTGTTTTGCTCTACGCGAAGGAAGACTCGGGAATATTGAACAGAGTGCTGGTCGGCAAGAGTAGAGCGTTTGAAATCGATGTATTTGATACCAACGATAAAgag GTGATTAAAATCCGTCGGCCGTACACAGTTGGTCCAGATAAGATGGACGTGGCGCTGTGCGGGCAGGCTGCTGCGATCGTGAGGAAAGAGGTCACCTTCTTCAAGCCGGTGCTGTCCATCAACGATGTCAACGATCACCCTGTTGTGAGGGTGAAGGGGCCGGTGTCTATATCATCTGAATGTAACTTCGAG CTATATTCCACTGACAAGAAGCGTATCGGCGACATAAGCAAGCGCTGGAGCGGCCTcgcgcgcgcgcccgccgccgACCGCGACAGCTTCGCCATCCGCTTCCCAACAGCCCTTGACGTGCGCTATAAGGCTGCCATCATTAGCACTTGTTTTCTTATT GATTTcttgttttatgaaaattga